The proteins below come from a single Chrysoperla carnea chromosome 1, inChrCarn1.1, whole genome shotgun sequence genomic window:
- the LOC123305639 gene encoding homologous-pairing protein 2 homolog, with amino-acid sequence MATNTVLKYLEAQNRPYSANDLVTNLKDLGKAAVQKALDQLVETKKIIEKTYGKQKVYSILQENTDQSIDQMNEEIRELDAQTQKVTNELKTLNDDIKSKDAELKTLQSSLKTQDAIIKRDELKEKIEKLQSKLTTLQETQVAISNEEKKQIINDHTKFVKEYRKRKRICMDIIDSIMESYPKSKKQLMEEIGIETDEDANFKLTI; translated from the coding sequence ATGGCAACCAATACCGTGTTGAAATATTTAGAAGCACAAAACCGTCCATATTCTGCCAATGATCTTGTTACAAATTTAAAGGATCTCGGTAAAGCGGCAGTACAAAAGGCATTAGATCAATTAGTTGAGACTAAAAAGATTATCGAGAAAACATATGGCAAACAAAAAGTCTATAGTATTTTACAGGAGAACACGGATCAATCAATTGATCAAATGAACGAAGAAATTCGAGAGCTAGATGCCCAAACACAAAAAGtaacaaatgaattaaaaacattaaacgaTGATATTAAATCTAAAGATGCTGAGTTAAAAACTTTACAATCATCATTGAAAACACAAGATGCAATCATAAAACGAGATGAATTAaaagagaaaattgaaaaattacaatcaaaattAACTACGTTACAAGAAACACAAGTTGCTATCTCcaacgaagaaaaaaaacaaattattaatgaccatacaaaatttgttaaagaaTATCGTAAACGTAAACGTATTTGTATGGATATTATTGATTCCATCATGGAAAGTTATCCAAAAAGTAAGAAACAATTAATGGAAGAAATTGGTATTGAAACAGACGAAGatgctaattttaaattaacaatttag